From the Labeo rohita strain BAU-BD-2019 chromosome 21, IGBB_LRoh.1.0, whole genome shotgun sequence genome, the window GTCTCTCTCTCCACCCACGCTCGGTTCGCACTGTTGATTTCGGTCAGTGCTCGAAACTCCCAGCTGGATCTGACTGGAGTGCGTCAAGCATGTGACGTCACGCAGGTAAGCAGACACGGCGCGCTTTGAGCGCTCAGTAAGGTGTGTCCTTCCGCCTTGTAGGTCGACCAAAAACATTTGAGGGAGAGGAACAGCAGAGCTCATACGGCGCTGCACGAGACGGACTTGCTTCCACTTCACCAAGAAGTTTGAAAAACACGTATTATGGCTGTCTACGCAAGCTATTGGACCTTGTTACTTTTCGCGTGTATGTTTTCTGCTTTGGCACTGCCAGGTTAGTCGCTTTAAATCgtatttttctaatattttccatatttttatttttttaacacttgtttgtttgtaactCAGTCATTTAGAATGTGAATCGTGTGTTTTGTTTCAGGTGACGTTTCAAGTAACGTTTCAGGCAACTTTACAGGCAAAGGACGAAGTTTAATAATCTTACTGGATGAAGAGACAGGCAAATTGTTTATTGATCAGATCACCACAGATACTCTAAAGAGCGGGCTCACGAATGTCTTCCTGccaattatttacataattgtaCTTGTGGTCGGGTTGCCAACCAACGCCATGGCTGTATGGGTCTTACTGTTCAGGTCGAAGAAAATTCACCCTGCTGCCATTTACATGGGCAACCTAGCACTGGCTGACCTTATGTTTGTCATTTGGATGCCTCTCAAGATCGCTTACCATTTGAAAGGAAATAACTGGACTTTTGGGGAAGGGATGTGTAAAGTTTTTATAGGTTTCTTCTACGGCAACATGTACTGCTCCATCCTCTTCATCACTTGTCTGAGCATCCAGCGGTACTGGGTCTGCGCTCACCCGCTCTCCCAACAAAGGAAAAACACCAAGTTTGCAATCATCGTATCTCTGTGTATCTGGATCTTCATTTCTGTCAGTACCACGCCTTTGTACTTGTACCAGCAAACGGTTGAAATCACTGACCTCAACATCACCACCTGCCACGACGTCAGTGTCGTCAGCACGAAGAACTT encodes:
- the f2rl1.2 gene encoding coagulation factor II (thrombin) receptor-like 1, tandem duplicate 2; the encoded protein is MAVYASYWTLLLFACMFSALALPGDVSSNVSGNFTGKGRSLIILLDEETGKLFIDQITTDTLKSGLTNVFLPIIYIIVLVVGLPTNAMAVWVLLFRSKKIHPAAIYMGNLALADLMFVIWMPLKIAYHLKGNNWTFGEGMCKVFIGFFYGNMYCSILFITCLSIQRYWVCAHPLSQQRKNTKFAIIVSLCIWIFISVSTTPLYLYQQTVEITDLNITTCHDVSVVSTKNFESGDILLDVQLPYYYFMVMAGLVFFIPMLIIIAAYILLLRALGSSTVEGSAGKTRQRAVVLIVTVLVTFLVCFIPSNVMLVVHYTLLRNGWANNGYGFYILTLCLTSLNSCLDPFIYYYVSDDFREQVKNTLLCRSSRTVERMRVSFSSMKYSKRTKTYTSSTGNTESSNC